From a single Nicotiana tabacum cultivar K326 chromosome 8, ASM71507v2, whole genome shotgun sequence genomic region:
- the LOC142163168 gene encoding secreted RxLR effector protein 161-like: MYRGIIGSLLYLTASRPDIVINVGLCARFQSSPEESHVNAAKRILRYLKGTLDRVLYYPSRDNFDLIGYADADYLGDIKSTSGMAHFLGSCLISWIQRNKTLWLFQLQKLSRHTWKLQSKQATNDIAFWQKDEAHI; the protein is encoded by the exons ATGTACAGAGGTAtcattggttcactcttgtatctcacaGCCAGTAGACCTGATATTGTAATCAATGTGGGATTATGCGCTAGATTTCAATCCAGTCCAGAGGAATCTCATGTTAATGCTGCCAAGAGAATTCTAAGGTATCTTAAAGGAACACTTGACAGGGTTCTCTACTATCCTTCAAGGGACAATTTCGACttaattgggtatgctgatgctgattatctGGGGGATATAAAGAGCACATCCGGCATGGCACATTTTCTGGGATCGTGTTTGATTTCATGGATACAAAGAAACAAAACTTTGTGGCTCTTTCAACTGCAAAAGCTGA GTAGACACACATGGAAACTACAGAGCAAGCAAGCAACTAATGACATTGCATTTTGGCAAAAGGATGAggctcacatttag
- the LOC142163169 gene encoding secreted RxLR effector protein 161-like, giving the protein MYRGIIGSLLYLTASRPDIVINVGLCTRFQSSPEESHVNAAKRILRYLKGTLDRVLYYPSRDNFDLIGYADADYLGDIKSTSGMAHFLGSCLISWIQRNKTLWLFQLQKLSRHTWKLQSKQATNDIAFWQKDEAHI; this is encoded by the exons ATGTACAGAGGTAtcattggttcactcttgtatctcacaGCCAGTAGACCTGATATTGTAATCAATGTGGGATTATGCACTAGATTTCAATCCAGTCCAGAGGAATCTCATGTTAATGCTGCCAAGAGAATTCTAAGGTATCTTAAAGGAACACTTGACAGGGTTCTCTACTATCCTTCAAGGGACAATTTCGACttaattgggtatgctgatgctgattatctGGGGGATATAAAGAGCACATCCGGCATGGCACATTTTCTGGGATCGTGTTTGATTTCATGGATACAAAGAAACAAAACTTTGTGGCTCTTTCAACTGCAAAAGCTGA GTAGACACACATGGAAACTACAGAGCAAGCAAGCAACTAATGACATTGCATTTTGGCAAAAGGATGAggctcacatttag